Proteins found in one Triticum urartu cultivar G1812 chromosome 4, Tu2.1, whole genome shotgun sequence genomic segment:
- the LOC125554094 gene encoding putative cyclin-dependent kinase F-2, which translates to MAACNRKRPAAVLDAVHATTAQHQQSPARCKRSRTFIGITDDYEQVNCLGQGGFGVVLRLRHKVTKKDLAVKFLSSPDDTEEGPDVEDLYREARFLEACQGNPYVVGFEGLMHHRHVVHRDIKPANILVGDGDNGELVKLCDLGLAISLSDKPPYSQAGTAPYMAPEMILGKRDYDALVDTWSIGCVFAELLTGKTLFACDGEDEDDDDKIKVDVYQLWSIFRVLGVPDESTWPGFTSLPHTAEALRLLPAGHNHSRLRDLFPEEKLSEEGFQVLQGLLTCNPDKRLTAAAALKHPWFAAPRSAADAVEKVDALSFPKKKTPRFKFIPPEKNLLKIPLAVWKSHLCKC; encoded by the exons ATGGCCGCCTGCAACCGCAAGCGACCTGCTGCTGTCCTCGACGCCGTCCACGCCACGACGGCTCAGCATCAACAATCGCCGGCGCGCTGCAAGAGGAGCCGCACCTTCATCGGGATCACCGACGACTACGAACAGGTGAACTGCCTAGGCCAAGGCGGCTTCGGCGTCGTCCTCAGGTTGCGCCACAAAGTCACCAAGAAGGACTTGGCCGTCAAGTTCCTCTCCTCGCCGGACGACACCGAGGAGGGCCCCGACGTCGAAGATCTTTATCGGGAGGCACGATTCCTCGAGGCCTGCCAAGGAAACCCTTACGTCGTCGGCTTCGAGGGCCTG ATGCACCACCGCCATGTCGTCCACCGCGACATCAAGCCCGCCAACATCCTCGTCGGGGACGGGGACAACGGGGAGCTCGTCAAGCTCTGCGACCTCGGGCTGGCCATCTCCTTGTCAGACAAGCCACCGTACAGCCAGGCCGGCACGGCGCCCTACATGGCGCCCGAGATGATCCTGGGCAAGCGAGACTACGACGCGCTCGTGGACACGTGGTCCATCGGCTGCGTCTTTGCCGAACTGCTCACCGGCAAGACCTTGTTCGCGTGCGACGGCGAAGATGAAGACGACGATGACAAGATAAAGGTTGACGTATACCAGCTGTGGAGCATCTTCCGAGTGCTCGGGGTGCCGGACGAGAGTACGTGGCCAGGGTTCACGTCGCTGCCGCACACCGCCGAGGCGCTGCGGCTGCTACCGGCGGGGCACAACCACAGCCGGCTGCGGGATTTGTTCCCTGAAGAGAAGCTGTCCGAGGAAGGATTTCAGGTGTTGCAAGGGCTCCTCACGTGCAACCCCGACAAGCGACTGACGGCAGCCGCCGCGCTGAAGCACCCATGGTTCGCTGCTCCTCGCTCTGCCGCCGATGCCGTTGAGAAGGTCGATGCTCTGTCCTTTCCGAAAAAGAAGACACCAAGGTTCAAGTTCATCCCGCCGGAGAAGAATCTACTCAAAATCCCACTGGCCGTGTGGAA AAGCCATCTATGTAAATGCTAG
- the LOC125554093 gene encoding putative cyclin-dependent kinase F-2, whose product MAARKRPAAVLDAGHGHATAQHQQSPTCCKRSRASIGSTDDYEKVARLGKGGFGVVHRMRHRVTKKNVAVKFLSSPDVEDLEREARFLEACDGNPYVVGFEGLLCDPATGDTAGLVMEYVEASSLHSLLWDRRSDPPLPESTVRDFMWKLLTGAEKMHGHDRHIVHRDIKPANILVGRNGELVKICDLGLAMSMSGWPPYNRAGTTSYMAPEMILGKKDYAAQVDTWSIGCVFAELLTGKTMFKGYLEDDDEDKTKNDIRQLWSIFCVLGMPDERTWPGFTSLPLTAEALRRLPAGCKYSRLRYSFPEEKLSDEGFQVLQGLLTCNPEKRLTAAAALKHPWFDAPRSAAAAAKVDALSFPKKKAPRIKFIPPAVPQKNLLKIPLAVWNAAQRV is encoded by the coding sequence ATGGCTGCCCGCAAGCGACCTGCTGCCGTCCTCGACGCCGGCCACGGCCACGCCACGGCTCAACATCAACAATCGCCGACGTGCTGCAAGAGGAGCCGCGCCTCCATCGGGAGCACCGACGACTACGAGAAGGTGGCCCGCCTAGGCAAAGGCGGCTTCGGCGTCGTCCACAGGATGCGCCACCGCGTCACCAAAAAGAACGTGGCCGTCAAGTTCCTCTCCTCCCCCGACGTCGAAGATCTTGAGCGGGAGGCGCGGTTCCTCGAGGCCTGCGACGGAAACCCTTACGTCGTCGGCTTCGAGGGCCTGCTGTGCGACCCGGCCACCGGCGACACCGCCGGCCTCGTCATGGAGTACGTCGAGGCGTCGAGCCTCCACTCTTTATTGTGGGACAGGCGCAGCGACCCGCCGCTCCCGGAATCCACGGTGCGCGACTTCATGTGGAAGCTCCTGACCGGTGCGGAAAAGATGCACGGGCACGACCGCCACATCGTTCACCGTGACATCAAGCCAGCCAATATCCTCGTCGGGAGAAACGGGGAGCTCGTCAAGATTTGCGACCTCGGGCTGGCCATGTCCATGTCCGGCTGGCCGCCGTACAACCGGGCCGGCACGACGTCCTACATGGCGCCCGAGATGATCCTTGGCAAGAAGGACTACGCCGCGCAAGTGGACACGTGGTCCATCGGCTGCGTCTTTGCCGAACTGCTCACCGGCAAGACGATGTTCAAGGGCTACCTCGAAGATGACGACGAAGACAAGACGAAGAATGACATAAGGCAGCTGTGGAGCATCTTCTGTGTGCTCGGGATGCCGGACGAGAGGACGTGGCCAGGGTTCACCTCGCTGCCGCTCACCGCCGAGGCGCTGCGACGGCTGCCGGCGGGGTGCAAGTACAGCCGACTGCGGTATTCTTTCCCTGAAGAGAAGCTGTCCGATGAAGGATTTCAGGTGTTGCAAGGGCTCCTTACATGCAACCCCGAGAAGCGACTGACGGCAGCTGCCGCGCTGAAGCACCCATGGTTCGATGCTCCTcgttccgccgccgccgctgcgaAGGTCGACGCTCTGTCGTTTCCCAAAAAGAAGGCACCAAGGATCAAGTTCATCCCACCGGCCGTGCCCCAGAAGAATCTACTCAAAATTCCACTGGCCGTGTGGAACGCAGCGCAAAGAGTGTAA
- the LOC125552573 gene encoding activating signal cointegrator 1 complex subunit 2, whose amino-acid sequence MSSAPPAHQSKPSYQRRPPNPGPRQQPPPQQRYVPKSAAPSAPKPSPPPPLTTALRSSAAPSASGAGSSSGGGGGAADGFVFYLPHDEAVAAGLGGLDAQESQAVVDLLNDALASLLRAKPREFWRQVAQNASLHAFLDSYLQFRHRWYDLPHRGPKGTVAGLVVGELELCRRVFMVLYRISSNKDPGSGPGESLSGLNCNTTHYRANSSSVPGDLPKLLDICAIYGHDNGELTSSLVTNAIVVQPNLLDGINTVLPQFLDIFHTMQDRCMDSLQVLSSPGPNVSGHTQLQKDFSEVLDFVNDAIITLDAFADAYQPAALSLCASFERGDRVEELLNTLASLYDLLLPSLLQGFQVMSSSQSNGETSSESILNDIVLGIRMLSKRAVGFGWRLLEFCYLNDQLKEEDVQASTKMFPAKVEDPMIRGEIIVQILKDINREATYSSKGNPGKTFLQALQKEFQLMSRIGDIRNKGWIYMEDEQFQFISRLCGSTVTSWNSVPDLPISSHGGELQQKNEEAAVIESKISQIRDLLPHYGKGFLAACLEAYNQNPEEVIQRILDGTLHQDLLALDTSLQEMPQQQSAPSVAKDKGKGVLVETIPDIANKPHKVEAQSSSVSSASKAPISCLSSVSSASKAPASSVSSVPQGRFTRKTNDDLPNYAVLDSQKAKDAVKSAVLDSQYEYEDEYDDSFDDLGFSVAESSYEEAEGANDAEGSSSGPRWASQKKPQFYVKDGKNYSYKVAGSVAVSNAREAAVLNNTQKDTIHGLGRGGNLPIGGNLPMGVPNRQHRVVEEEEGGHANSFSRGGSNPRGRGRGRRGGWDQGIPAEENENSSGPQSFGRDGRRGGRNHGNLPEVNDGQQGFGRGARRGTRDEDNRPEMNNQQGFGRGARRGAREEDNRPEVNNHPNPQQGFGRGARRGDRDEDNRPEGNNHGQQGFGRGGRRGDRDEDNRPEVNNHGQQGFGRGARRWDRNHDDPVEDNEDGNAAQGFARGGPGPRGGGGRRGGRNHNRRDQALRKHMQGMTGL is encoded by the exons ATGTCGTCGGCGCCGCCCGCCCACCAATCCAAACCCTCCTACCAGCGCCGCCCTCCCAACCCCGGGCCGAGACAGCAGCCACCGCCGCAGCAGCGCTACGTCCCCAAATCCGCCGCCCCTTCCGCTCCTAAACCCTCGCCCCCACCACCGCTCACCACCGCCCTCCGATCATCGGCCGCCCCGTCTGCATCTGGcgccggcagcagcagcggcggcggcggcggagcggcaGATGGGTTCGTGTTCTACCTGCCGCACGACGAGGCGGTCGCGGCCGGGCTCGGCGGCCTCGACGCCCAGGAGTCGCAGGCCGTCGTCGACCTCCTCAACGACGCGCTCGCGTCGCTCCTCCGTGCCAAGCCTCGCGAGTTCTGGCGCCAGG TTGCACAGAATGCCTCTCTGCATGCATTCCTAGATAGTTACCTACAATTCAGACACCGGTGGTATGATTTGCCACACAGGGGCCCCAAAGGGACAGTTGCTGGTTTGGTTGTTGGGGAGCTTGAGCTTTGCCGCCGTGTCTTTATGGTCCTCTACCGCAT ATCATCAAACAAGGATCCTGGATCAGGCCCGGGTGAGTCCCTTAgtggat tgaattgtaatacgactcactatagggcgaattcgagctcggtacccggggatctaCCAAAGTTGTTGGATATATGTGCTATATATGGGCATGACAATGGGGAGTTGACAAGTTCACTG GTTACAAATGCAATCGTTGTGCAGCCCAATTTACTCGATGGCATCAATACTGTCCTTCCCCAATTCCTGGACATTTTCCACACAATGCAGGACAGATGCATGGACTCACTACAG GTGCTCAGTTCACCTGGACCAAATGTCAGTGGACATACCCAGCTTCAGAAAGATTTCTCGGAG GTGCTGGATTTTGTTAATGATGCAATTATTACTCTGGATGCCTTTGCTGATGCTTACCAGCCTGCTGCATTATCATTATGTGCTTCTTTTGAAAGAGG GGATCGAGTTGAGGAATTGTTGAACACCCTTGCAAGTTTGTATGATTTGTTGTTACCATCTTTGCTTCAGGGGTTTCAAGTTATGTCCAGTTCCCAAAGCAATGGAGAGACTTCGTCTGAAAGTATACTTAATGACATAGTTCTTGGCATAAGAATGCTATCAAAGAGAGCTGTTGGATTTGGTTGGAGATTATTAGAGTTCTGCTATTTAAATGATCAACTTAAGGAGGAGGATGTCCAAGCATCTACTAAGATGTTTCCAGCTAAAGTCGAAGATCCTATGATCAGGGGAGAAATAATAGTTCAAATACTCAAGGATATCAATAGAGAAGCTACTTACTCTTCTAAAGGGAATCCTGGAAAGACGTTTCTGCAAGCTCTTCAAAAGGAATTTCAGTTGATGAGCCGGATTGGCGATATTCGGAACAAAG GATGGATATACATGGAGGATGAGCAGTTCCAGTTCATATCACGTCTGTGCGGATCCACTGTCACTTCTTGGAATAGTGTCCCTGATTTGCCAATATCTTCCCATGGTGGTGAACTTCAACAGAAGAATGAGGAAGCTGCTGTCATTGAGTCCAAGATTAGTCAGATAAGGGACCTTCTTCCTCATTATGGGAAAGGTTTCCTTGCCGCTTGCTTGGAAGCCTACAACCAGAACCCTGAGGAAGTTATCCAAAGGATACTAGATGGAACACTTCATCAGGATCTTCTAGCTTTAGATACCTCGTTACAAGAGATGCCACAACAACAATCTGCACCTAGTGTTGCGAAAGATAAAGGCAAAGGCGTACTAGTGGAAACTATTCCTGATATTGCAAATAAACCCCATAAAGTTGAAGCCCAATCTTCTTCAGTCTCATCAGCATCCAAGGCTCCTATCTCATGTTTATCTTCAGTTTCATCAGCATCCAAGGCTCCTGCCTCATCTGTATCATCAGTTCCACAAGGTAGATTTACAAGGAAGACCAATGATGATCTGCCCAACTACGCAGTTCTAGACTCGCAAAAAGCCAAAGATGCTGTTAAGTCAGCTGTCCTTGATTCCCAGTATGAGTACGAGGATGAGTATGATGACTCGTTTGATGATCTTGGCTTCAGCGTGGCGGAGTCAAGTTACGAGGAAGCAGAGGGCGCCAATGATGCTGAGGGTTCCTCCAGTGGCCCACGTTGGGCTTCACAGAAGAAGCCACAGTTTTATGTCAAGGACGGGAAGAACTACAGCTACAAGGTTGCTGGTTCAGTTGCTGTATCAAATGCTCGAGAGGCGGCAGTCTTAAACAATACTCAGAAAGATACAATTCATGGTCTTGGTCGTGGTGGAAATTTACCTATTGGTGGAAATTTACCTATGGGAGTTCCCAACAGGCAACATAGAGTTGTGGAGGAAGAGGAGGGTGGTCATGCAAACAGCTTCAGCAGAGGAGGCTCGAATCCCCGTGGTCGGGGCAGGGGCAGAAGAGGTGGCTGGGATCAGGGTATCCCAGCGGAGGAGAATGAGAATTCTAGTGGCCCACAAAGTTTTGGCCGTGATGGAAGAAGAGGGGGCAGGAACCATGGCAACCTACCAGAGGTAAACGATGGTCAGCAAGGTTTTGGCCGTGGTGCAAGAAGAGGGACCAGGGATGAGGACAACCGGCCAGAAATGAACAACCAGCAAGGTTTTGGTCGTGGCGCAAGAAGAGGGGCCAGGGAGGAGGACAACCGGCCAGAGGTAAACAACCATCCTAATCCCCAGCAAGGTTTTGGTCGTGGCGCAAGAAGGGGGGACAGGGACGAGGACAACAGGCCAGAAGGGAATAACCATGGCCAGCAAGGTTTCGGTCGTGGTGGAAGAAGAGGGGACAGGGACGAGGACAATAGGCCAGAAGTGAATAACCATGGCCAGCAAGGTTTTGGTCGTGGTGCAAGAAGATGGGACAGGAACCATGACGATCCAGTGGAGGACAATGAAGATGGTAATGCAGCACAAGGTTTCGCTCGAGGAGGGCCAGGCCCCCGTGGAGGCGGCGGAAGGAGAGGCGGCCGGAATCATAACCGGAGGGATCAGGCGCTGAGGAAGCATATGCAAGGAATGACAGGGCTTTAG